The region ATATGCTTCTAGAAGCGCGCACCATCCCGACTCTATTGAGTTAGCTCAAGGAACTATAGAAGAACAGACTAATTAAGCGTAGGCAAATTCAATGCTTTAGGACCTCTGTGCAACAAACATGGTAATCAATTACTATAAcgtggttggcaagcgagtcggCCACGCAAGCGAGTCggccaccccaccaacttctacaactttaaagcgataTATCTtaacaacgcgataatattattgctagatattgatatAGTAGACTACTCCATATCAATAGTATtagtcttgcatgtgcgcgagttatgcccagtctccttgcacctagtgcagcgcctttgagcgcgctgCCTAAGGCCTaatcgcgctcctccttgacgctctttATAAGCAATCTGCTagtcagcctcattttgagctagtatatcctctccagctccctttgtaagtactccatgcttctgtatacgccttttagagcgccgcctacgcgctgaggctgcgctgttggccttctcaagactagagatctAATCGCGCATtagctcagcagagagcatcatcacctcagcgcccttctttagctggttAATTGCCTTAATAAtcgaagctggtgatgagctcttgtgctggcgcacgcgctcacgtattaggcttgactgagccttaagctcacgcgcgttgcttggcgtttgagctacccagggagcctctggcagagcagctgctggaggagtaggtgtacgcagctgtacatctagctttgatagaacagcctctggttgtagaggaacaaggcctgcgccgcggaaggctgagcagatgtTGGCTGGCGTGAAGGCGCGATAGAATGCTATCTTAAatgctggcagaaactctagcttggtgatgtggttgatgtggttgcgcatgaggctctctacctcacggctgtacgcgcgctttaatggcgagaagcagctaacgtcaagtggctggagtaggtgagatgagtgaggaggcatacagagcgtataGATATTATTCTCCTTACAGAGCTCGTGAAACTCcagagattggtggctctcatggccatcaaggataagtaggcgacgcgcgcctacactacgagcctgcgtgtgagcgttaaagtgctttagccactcaactccaagctcattattcgtccagccattgtcgctgactgcgatcgcccagtcgcgtgggataTCCTCCTCATACCAcgctgataggtggtactgaccagcgaagatgaggaatGGTGGcactgaccagccagcagcgctgatagcagcgatcagcgttacccactcgcgattgcctggctgaatactctttggcctgcctctcctctctgctcctgttataactagctgcgttgtaatcttgcccatcataaagccagcttcatcaaagttgtagacgtcctcatcgcagatacccTGCTCAGCCTTtatctcttctacaagcttaaaccacctctttattaatgtcGCATCCTCACAcagagctctctgcctatcgtacgctcggttgaaacacgtccgaaggCTGTCTGTACGCTTGACAAAGTTGGCTGGCCACTTCTGCCCAACCTAGCCAGCGCCGCGtgcagccagcagcttatcagccatatcacgtgcagctgcgtaggtaggcgcaaaccCGCGCTGATCGAGGTGAAGTATATAGCTGAcaatcacctcctcttctctctgggtaagcttccttaagttgggctggcaatcgcgtcgggcaggtataccagcgcgtcggcggcggatTGATCGTTCGGATACGTTGTAGATAGCAGCAGCACTGCGATTACTCTGCACTTGATAAGAGTTGATAGAGGAGATAGCAAGttgaatatctgcttcatttgataACGATAGAGTAGCGTtgcgttgagccattgtaggTTGAAATCAGCGAGGTAGGcaaagttggtggggtgcgtCACTCGCTTGTACGCGTCACTTGCTTGTACAATACgttaacgtgtccgtgcacctcGTGCCCGGATTCATCTCATGCCCCGCGAACACCATCTTAGCGATCTCAAATTTGAAGCTGTACAGCACCACACAATAGCTTAATATTAATAAAAACATAGTATTGCAATAATTAGATGCTTGCAATAAACTTGTACTATCTGAATTTTtgtgggaggttgacgttgcggccacgtgatgtggtctttggtggtggaggcgaTGGAGGAGATGCAACTCTATCGCGAGCTCTATCCTCCATCGCtcgtttttgacgcttgttcTTAGAAGAGGGAGCTCTTGAGGCTTTAcgcttgcgttgttgagcttgttgggtggcttttttctggtgttgagcttcaactttgcgcgcgcgttcagctgctttctcagctcgctcaagctccctcatctccttgagcctctgcctctctacacgcttctcctcgagcttaacttgacgctgcagttgaGCCTCCTtacgctgcttcttggcccgtgctttttggagtttctcctccatcttatctcgctcccgtactacttctctagctcgagcctcgcgtatcttgcgaggagaccagaagacagagccaccgtgatactcctggcgctgttgaaggtcaagggctttgctcttcttcttatgcTTCTGCCTGTGGTCAAGAGTCTCTTTTAAACCCTCTACTTCATGCTCTAAAAGCTCATTCTGaacagagagatggtgaacgcttgaacgcagctttcttgcctcgtactgatggctatcattgACAGCAACTCGGACTAaccgatcgagctttctccaaTCACTGTCGGAGAGCCCTGATGATGAGCTCCgctcagcttctggcgtaCTCGCGAATCTCTTAAGGATAACGTTAGGATCCATTGGCCATATACCAGTAGCTTCAAACGCTTTTAATATAGTTGATTGCTTAAACGAGGCCTGCTAAGCTCTCTagaagagtgggaagaagtctcctttcttgattggaacaaggccttgagccttatgTAGATGGTTGGTGAGCTCGTtggagtaggcttgagagagtggcttgaacagcactacatcgaGCGGCTAGAGCGTATGagtcgaatggggaggaaggacCATAaggaggatcctatggcgatcaCAGTAGTCgataaactccatcgtgacATGAGATCTATGGCCATTaaggatgagcaatcgctatctccctgatcgctgctttgtatagcgatcaaacacctgcttaagccaagctaggcctacgttatcgtttgaccagcctgttggagatgacGAGACGAAGACCTtatgttctcctgccttaaTATCCTCTATCCAACTTGATCGTATAGCTCCTTTTGCAGCTGCGTAGATGAGGCttggaggcagcgagctcccatcggcgcagcagcaggccaggagTGTTAGAAaatcgcgtgatccatcctggagagatgctcgaacctctttcttatcctattgacgcctgctgaatatcctcttactCCTGCCTATCATACCAATAAGGAAGCCCTTTTCATtcatattgtatatatctcgagcctctaggtggtattcggtgatcttcTGGTGCAGTAactcgaagtagagtctatactttgactcagaatcagccaggtggcgcgtacgatctatggcgctggtccactttgagataaGATAGATCTCGTGTtggttgatgaagcgagtaacctagctctcgctgagctgctgatgggttacttctgatgagaaattcctgatcatctctcttgtagGAGGTAGGCCTTGCTTGGTAAGCTTAGTGATATATCGTACAAGCTCTAACTCTTGTTGTGGGCCGATAGCTTGCTGCTGAGCGTATCCATCGCTCCTAGGCCCTGTCACGCGCCTCCATCTTCGCCCTAGCGTTGAGCGGTTAACCCCCCATTTTTCAGCAACTTCTTTTAATGTGAATTTCTCTCCTGGATCGCGCGATTCTAAATCTGCAATCGCTTCATCAATCGGAGCCATAGTTGTGGAGTTATTGCGCGTCAAAGTTGTAGTATTGAGACACGCGTCGGTGTTCGGTGGGGCATGAGATGAATCCGGGCATgaggtgcacggacacgttacGCCCTAACCTACGGTACTCTCCTGTAACGGTGGGATCGAGGAAGAGGGGGATTGCATTGTCTGAGTAGCTAGGAAGGAGAGCAGCTATAT is a window of Pyrenophora tritici-repentis strain M4 chromosome 2, whole genome shotgun sequence DNA encoding:
- a CDS encoding TolA, Membrane protein involved in colicin uptake, encoding MDPNVILKRFASTPEAERSSSSGLSDSDWRKLDRLVRVAVNDSHQYEARKLRSSVHHLSVQNELLEHEVEGLKETLDHRQKHKKKSKALDLQQRQEYHGGSVFWSPRKIREARAREVVRERDKMEEKLQKARAKKQRKEAQLQRQVKLEEKRVERQRLKEMRELERAEKAAERARKVEAQHQKKATQQAQQRKRKASRAPSSKNKRQKRAMEDRARDRVASPPSPPPPKTTSRGRNVNLPQKFR